In Afipia carboxidovorans OM5, the sequence CTTGCCGGAAATCGTTCCCTCACCGATCAGATCGACGATCGCGGCCAGCTGATCCGCCGACACCGGCGACGCGTCGATGGCGACGCCTTCCTTGTTGAGGCGCCCGAACAGTTCGTTAATCACCCAGTTGGCGGCCTGCTTGCCGTCGCGCGTGCCGTCCGCAAGCTTCGCCAGCACCGCTTCGTAGAAGTCGGCGCTCTCGCGCTCGGAGACGAGAACGCCCGCGTCGTAAGGCGTGAGGCCGAAATCAGCGATGAAGCGCGCGCGCTTCTCGTCCGGCAGCTCCGGCAGCTTCGCTTTCAGTTCCTCGACGTAGCCTGCGGTGAATTCCAGCGGCAACAGGTCGGGATCGGGGAAGTAGCGGTAATCATGCGCCTCTTCCTTGGAGCGCATCGAGCGCGTCTCGCCCTTGTTAGGGTCGTAGAGGCGGGTTTCCTGATCGATGGTGCCGCCATCTTCGAGAATACCGATCTGGCGGCGCGCCTCGTAGTCGATCGCCTGACCGATGAAGCGGATCGAGTTGACGTTCTTGATCTCGCAGCGGGTGCCGAACGGCTCGCCGGGGTGGCGCACCGAGACGTTGACGTCCGCGCGCAGGTTACCCTTCTCCATGTCGCCGTCGCAGGTGCCGAGATAGCGCAGGATGGTCCGCAGCTTGGTGACGTAGGCCTTGGCTTCATCGGCGGAGCGCATGTCCGGCTTGGAGACGATCTCCATCAGCGCGACGCCGGAGCGGTTCAGGTCCACGAACGACATGGTCGGGTGCTGGTCGTGCAGCGACTTGC encodes:
- the gatB gene encoding Asp-tRNA(Asn)/Glu-tRNA(Gln) amidotransferase subunit GatB — protein: MNVIVDPKKLIKGATGDWEVVIGLEIHAQVTSNAKLFSGAATAFGGAPNEHVSLVDAAMPGMLPVINAECVAQAIRTGLGLKAQINLKSTFDRKNYFYPDLPQGYQISQYKQPIVGEGVVIVDIGDGESIEVGIERLHLEQDAGKSLHDQHPTMSFVDLNRSGVALMEIVSKPDMRSADEAKAYVTKLRTILRYLGTCDGDMEKGNLRADVNVSVRHPGEPFGTRCEIKNVNSIRFIGQAIDYEARRQIGILEDGGTIDQETRLYDPNKGETRSMRSKEEAHDYRYFPDPDLLPLEFTAGYVEELKAKLPELPDEKRARFIADFGLTPYDAGVLVSERESADFYEAVLAKLADGTRDGKQAANWVINELFGRLNKEGVAIDASPVSADQLAAIVDLIGEGTISGKIGKDLFEIVWTKGGDPKALVESLGLKQVTDLGAIEKMVDDIVAANPDKVAQARAKPQLIGWFVGQVMKLSGGKVNPQAVNDLLKSKLGI